In Oncorhynchus kisutch isolate 150728-3 linkage group LG5, Okis_V2, whole genome shotgun sequence, a genomic segment contains:
- the LOC109890557 gene encoding phospholipid phosphatase 2 produces the protein MTELPVQKKNMLILVDVLCVFVAALPSAVLTLMFSPYQRGIYCDDESIRYPYRRDTISHRAMAAVTIPSSIVIITTGEAYLVYSKRLHSNSNFNQYMSALYKVVGTFLFGAAVSQSLTDLAKFTIGRPRPNFLSVCNPTVCSGYMLQLNCTGNPRNVTESRLSFYSGHSAFGMYSMLFLALYVQARMQGKWTRLVRPTVQFFLVAFALYVGYTRVSDYKHHWSDVLVGLLQGTLIAVLNVCYVSDFFKLRPPPRRPRSEAAEDEHLEAKPGLDPDTQLHNNHYNYTTTSARTQTNNYTTTTATTQQPLHNNHGNRGEVA, from the exons CGGCCCTTCCGTCAGCGGTCTTGACGTTAATGTTCAGCCCGTACCAGAGGGGTATCTACTGTGATGACGAGAGCATCAGATATCCTTACAGAAGAGACACCATCTCCCACAGGGCAATGGCTGCAGTCACCATCCCCTCCTCCATAGTCATA atAACTACAGGAGAAGCGTACCTGGTGTACTCCAAGCGTCTCCACTCCAACTCTAACTTTAACCAGTACATGTCAGCTCTCTACAAG GTGGTGGGGACCTTTCTGTTTGGAGCAGCTGTGAGCCAATCACTGACTGACCTGGCCAAGTTCACCATTGGCAGGCCACGCCCtaacttcctgtctgtgtgtaatcCCACGGTGTGTTCTGGGTACATGCTGCAACTCAACTGTACCGGCAACCCTCGAAACGTCACTGagtccag aTTGTCGTTTTACTCCGGACACTCTGCCTTCGGGATGTACAGCATGCTGTTTCTAGCA ttgtatgtgCAAGCACGTATGCAGGGGAAGTGGACTCGTCTGGTCAGACCCACAGTGCAGTTCTTCCTCGTGGCGTTTGCATTGTACGTTGGATACACACGGGTTAGCGACTACAAACACCACTGGAGCGACGTACTGGTGGGACTGCTGCAGGGAACTCTCATCGCTGTGCtcaac GTTTGCTACGTCTCTGATTTCTTTAAGCTCCGCCCCCCTCCTCGCCGCCCACGATCCGAGGCGGCTGAAGACGAACACCTAGAGGCCAAACCTGGCCTGGACCCAGACACACAActacacaacaaccactacaactACACAACTACTTCAGCCCGAACACAGACTAACAACTACACAACAACCACTGCAACTACACAACAACCTCTACATAACAATCACGGTAACCGTGGGGAAGTGGCGTAG